The Musa acuminata AAA Group cultivar baxijiao chromosome BXJ2-2, Cavendish_Baxijiao_AAA, whole genome shotgun sequence genome has a segment encoding these proteins:
- the LOC135584118 gene encoding pentatricopeptide repeat-containing protein At4g14170-like, whose amino-acid sequence MRFPRHGLLPVPLLTRPPPPSSSFSSYSTPWDPVASAVHDGILRARSFAHTKQAHALAAASGVLPRHLPSAAAILLAYADHGDPAASLRLFDDSPLRLRGAFLWNALVRALSSAAGLHSAALSAYNGMLRAGVRPDNRTFPFALTAAAAAAGDDARKGREIHGSVIKVGFFYDVFVGNTLLAFYGILGDLLAAKQVFGEMLHRDVVSWNSLISMFSSNGLYSDAVSLLLELKRSDLSVNSVSLISALPACAALQDEDCGKGIHGLAIKAGLDLVVTVGNAFIDMYGKCGDSDASMRAFQSMQEKNDVSWNSVIGSLVHAGLYEDALEKFKEMLAIKVKPNSITISSLLPALVELGCFDLGKEIHGYIIRNYMYSDVFVANSLVDMYAKSGCWNKGSDIFYRMDNWNVVSWNAMIANFAQNGAELEAIRLVKEMQDCGEFPNSVTYTNVLPACARIASLVKGKEIHARSIRVCSNCDLFVSNALIDMYVKCGRFDLAQNVFNVSQRDQVSYNTLIVGYSESPLCSEALDLFLDMRSVGIEYDVVSIVGALSACGNLSALKQGKEIHCLSMRKLFDTHLFVANSLIDLYTKCGRIALGKKIFDRISNKDVASWNAMILGYGMQGELEAAINLFDLMKDEGLEYDHVSYIAVLSACSHAGLVERGKRYFNQMLAQNIRPTQMHYACMVDLLGRAGLMTEAADLVRSMPFEADSNVWGALLGACRIHGNIELAQLAAEHLFKLKPGHCGYYILISNMYAEAGRWNEADQVRALMKSRKVKKNPGCSWVQIGNKLHAFLVGEGSQGSELDLCYNELVESERMSSAYL is encoded by the coding sequence ATGCGCTTCCCCCGTCATGGGCTTCTCCCTGTCCCCCTCCTCACGCGACCTCCGCCGCCCTCCAGCTCCTTCTCCTCTTACTCCACCCCGTGGGATCCCGTCGCTTCCGCCGTCCACGATGGCATCCTGCGAGCTCGGTCCTTTGCCCACACGAAGCAGGCTCATGCCCTGGCCGCCGCTTCCGGCGTCCTCCCCCGCCACCTTCCCTCCGCCGCCGCCATCCTCCTCGCCTACGCCGACCACGGTGACCCCGCGGCCTCCCTCCGCCTCTTTGACGACAGCCCCCTCAGACTCCGCGGTGCCTTCCTCTGGAACGCCCTCGTTCGCGCCCTCTCTTCCGCTGCCGGTCTTCACTCCGCCGCTCTCTCCGCCTACAATGGCATGCTGCGCGCCGGCGTCAGACCCGACAATCGCACCTTCCCCTTCGCCCTtacagccgccgccgccgcggctgGTGATGACGCCCGGAAAGGCCGAGAGATTCATGGATCGGTGATCAAGGTTGGATTTTTTTATGACGTCTTCGTGGGGAACACACTCTTGGCCTTTTACGGCATCTTAGGTGATTTGCTGGCCGCTAAACAGGTGTTTGGCGAAATGCTGCATAGAGACGTTGTTTCATGGAACTCACTCATTTCAATGTTTTCATCGAATGGTTTATACTCGGATGCAGTAAGCTTGCTGCTGGAGTTAAAGAGGAGCGACCTTTCAGTGAATTCTGTGAGTCTGATCAGTGCTCTCCCTGCATGTGCTGCACTGCAAGATGAGGATTGTGGAAAGGGAATTCATGGTCTTGCGATAAAGGCTGGTCTGGATTTGGTAGTCACAGTCGGTAATGCATTCATTGATATGTATGGGAAGTGTGGGGACTCAGATGCCTCGATGCGAGCTTTTCAGAGCATGCAGGAAAAGAATGATGTTTCTTGGAACTCTGTTATTGGTAGCCTTGTTCATGCTGGTCTCTATGAGGATGCTTTGGAGAAATTTAAAGAAATGCTAGCAATTAAGGTGAAGCCAAACTCAATCACCATATCAAGTCTTTTACCAGCATTGGTTGAGTTGGGCTGTTTTGATTTGGGGAAAGAGATTCATGGGTATATTATAAGAAACTACATGTATTCTGATGTCTTTGTTGCTAATTCTCTAGTGGACATGTACGCAAAGTCTGGATGTTGGAATAAGGGGTCAGATATTTTCTATAGAATGGATAATTGGAATGTGGTTTCTTGGAATGCAATGATTGCAAATTTTGCGCAGAATGGAGCTGAGTTGGAAGCCATAAGGCTTGTTAAGGAGATGCAGGATTGTGGGGAATTCCCCAATTCGGTTACATACACAAATGTTCTTCCAGCATGTGCTAGAATTGCTTCACTGGTGAAGGGTAAGGAAATTCATGCTAGGTCAATCCGTGTGTGTTCTAATTGTGACTTATTTGTTTCAAATGCTTTGattgatatgtatgtgaaatgtGGAAGGTTTGATCTTGCTCAAAACGTTTTTAATGTATCACAGAGAGATCAAGTGTCTTACAATACCTTAATAGTAGGGTACTCTGAGAGTCCATTGTGTTCAGAAGCTTTGGATTTGTTCCTGGACATGCGATCTGTAGGAATTGAGTACGATGTTGTTTCCATTGTGGGTGCCTTATCTGCATGCGGTAATCTATCTGCACTCAAGCAAGGAAAGGAGATACACTGCTTGTCCATGAGAAAATTGTTCGACACACATCTCTTTGTGGCAAACTCATTAATAGACTTGTACACTAAATGCGGAAGGATTGCTCTTGGTAAGAAGATCTTTGATAGAATATCAAACAAGGATGTGGCCTCATGGAATGCTATGATCTTAGGGTATGGAATGCAAGGAGAACTGGAAGCTGCAATTAATTTGTTTGATTTGATGAAAGATGAAGGTTTGGAATATGACCATGTTTCTTACATTGCAGTCTTATCAGCGTGTAGCCATGCTGGGCTTGTTGAGAGAGGAAAGAGATATTTCAACCAAATGCTAGCTCAAAACATTAGGCCAACACAGATGCACTATGCTTGCATGGTCGATCTTCTAGGGAGAGCTGGACTGATGACAGAAGCTGCAGATTTAGTAAGAAGCATGCCCTTTGAAGCAGATTCCAATGTTTGGGGTGCATTGCTTGGCGCATGTCGCATCCATGGAAATATTGAGTTAGCTCAGTTGGCAGCAGAACATTTGTTTAAGTTAAAGCCAGGGCACTGTGGATACTATATTTTGATTTCCAATATGTATGCTGAGGCGGGGAGATGGAATGAAGCAGATCAGGTCAGAGCACTGATGAAATCTAGGAAGGTGAAGAAGAATCCAGGGTGCAGCTGGGTACAGATTGGTAATAAGCTACATGCCTTTTTAGTGGGAGAAGGATCACAGGGTTCTGAGTTAGACCTATGTTATAATGAACTGGTTGAAAGTGAGAGGATGAGTTCAGCATATCTTTAG